A single Fundulus heteroclitus isolate FHET01 chromosome 4, MU-UCD_Fhet_4.1, whole genome shotgun sequence DNA region contains:
- the LOC105934152 gene encoding lactoylglutathione lyase — translation MGDTGLSEAAVAACKDGDPLTKDFMMQQTMLRVKDPVKSLDFYTRILGMTLLQKFDFPSMRFTLFFLGYEDKKEIPADVKERTAWTFSRRATIELTHNWGSESDDSQSYHNGNSDPRGFGHIGIAVPDVYAACKMFEEQGVTFVKKPDDGKMKGLAFIQDPDGYWIEILSPNNMVSITS, via the exons ATGGGTGACACCGGCTTGTCAGAGGCAGCGGTCGCAGCTTGTAAAGATGGAGACCCTTTAACTAAG GATTTTATGATGCAGCAAACTATGCTGAGGGTCAAAGATCCGGTTAAATCCTTGGATTTCTACACCAGGATCCTCGGCATGAC GCTACTGCAAAAGTTTGACTTTCCCTCCATGCGCTTCACGCTCTTCTTCTTGGGCTACGAGGACAAGAAGGAGATCCCCGCAGACGTGAAGGAGAGGACGGCCTGGACCTTTTCACGCAGAGCCACCATCGAGCTGACGCA TAACTGGGGCTCAGAGTCTGACGACAGCCAGTCTTATCACAACGGGAACTCTGATCCACGTGGATTTG gacaCATCGGTATCGCGGTTCCGGATGTTTATGCAGCTTGTAAGATGTTTGAGGAGCAGGGAGTAACGTTTGTCAAGAAGCCAGACGATG GTAAAATGAAAGGCCTGGCCTTCATCCAGGACCCAGATggctattggattgagatcctGAGTCCTAACAACATGGTGTCCATCACCTCCTAA